Part of the Candidatus Schekmanbacteria bacterium RIFCSPLOWO2_02_FULL_38_14 genome is shown below.
CAGTATCTTCCCACATTATTAACTGAACCTTTACTTTCAGGGGAACTGCAAATGTCTTTCCCCTTTCCAGACATTCAGATACACTGTATTTAAGCTTTAAGCTGACCCGTGAATTGCACTCCTGACATCTCTTGTAGAAAACCCTTCCGCTGCATTCAGGGCATTTTGTACCTGAGAGTTCAGAAATCTTGGAATGACTGCACTTAGAGCAGACAATTGTATATCTCTCCTGCATACCTTTAAGTTTTCCGCATTTGCATTCCCACTGACCGAGCTCATAGCTTATAAACTCAAGAGAAATCTTTTCTGTATAGTCCTTTATTGGGAATATTTCTCTGAATACTGCCTGAAGTCCCACCTCTTCTCTGTTTTCTGGCAGCATATCCATCTGAAGGAAATCTTCAAAGGACCTTTGCTGAACCTCAATGAGTGAAGGAATTCCCATAACAATTGGGATTTTCCCAAAATCCTTCCTCAAAATACGATCATTAAACTCCAATTCTTCCATATCCTCTCCTAAAAAATAAGAGTAAAAAGTGCTATTTCAGCTCTATTGTGGCTCCAACAGCTTCAAGCTTTTTCTTCATCTCTTCTGCTTCTGCCTTTGCAATACCTTCTTTTACTGTTTTAGGAGCTCCGTCAACCAGGTCCTTGGCGTCCTTAAGGCCAAGCCCTGTAATTGCTCTCACCTCTTTTATTACCTGGATCTTGTTGCTTCCGGCACTTGTTAAGACCACTGTAAACTCTGTTTTCTCCTCCTTAGCCTCTGCAGGCTGGGCTGCAGACATCTGCATTCCAATCGGCATTGCCGAAGCAGCTGTTACCCCAAATTTTTCCTCAAGCTCTTTAACAAATTTTGAAAGCTCAAGAACTGTCATATTTTCTATAAACTTAACTACTTCTTCCTTTGTTGTTGCCGTTTCTTCCATTTTTATCTCCTTTTTGAAAAATTATCCTTATTTCTTTTTATCACTGATTGCTGAAATCACGTTTATAAAACCTCTTAAAACTCCGCCAAGCACATTGACCATACCGCTGGCTGGAGCATTAAACGAAGCCATCATCCTTGCAAGTAAAACTTCCCTGGGTGGAGTATTTGCGAGCTCTTTTATCTCAGAAATGCCAAGAGAACTCCCCTCAAAAACCCCCGCCTTGAGTTGAAGCTTTGGATTTACTTTGGAAAAATCCAGTAAAATCTTTGCAGATGCCACAGGGTCTGAAAAGCATAATGTTACAGCAGTTGGTCCTGAGAAATGTTCCTTAATCTGGCTGAAATCTGTCCCATCTGAAGCCATATCAGCCAGTGTGTTCTTTACAACTCTGAGCTCTGCTCCTGCCTTTCTGAGCTTTCTTCTGAGCTCAGTCACCTCCTTAACAGTAAGCCCTCGATAATCACTCAAAATACCTGCGCTTGCTGAATTAAAACGATCTTTCAGGTATTGAATTTTTTCTTTTTTAAGTTCTCTTTTCACTTTGCTACCTCCAGTCTCGTCACTTAACTATATTCATAACTTGCCCAGTATCTATTTTAACCCCGACTCCCATTGTAGAAGATACTGTTATCTTTTTTATATATTTCCCCTTGCTTGAAGCAGGCTTAAGCCTGATTACAGCGTTTATAAAAGCCCTGAAATTTTCCACCAGTTTAGCCACATCAAATGAGGCTTTCCCCACCGAACAGTGAACAATTCCTGCCTTTTCAACCTTAAATTCAATTTTGCCTGATTTTATTTCCTTTACAGTCCTTCCTATATCAAAGCTTATTGTTCCTGTTTTTGGATTTGGCATCAATCCTCTCGGACCAAGAATCTTGCCGAGTTTTCCTACAGAACTCATCATATCAGGAGTTGCCACAACCCTGTCAAAATCAAGCCATCCATCCTGAATTTTTTTAATGATATCCTCTCCGCCAATAAAATCAGCGCCTGCCTCTTTTGCCTCCCTCTCTTTCTCACCCTTTGCAATTGCTAAAACCCTGACCTTTTTCCCAATACCATTTGGAAGCACAACCGTCCCTCTTATCATCTGGTCTGCATGCTTCGGGTCAACTCCGAGATTTACTGCTATATCAATTGACTCATCAAACTTAGCCTTTGCAGAAGCCCTTGCCAACTCAAAAGCCTTTTCAATGTCATAAATCTTTTCCCTGTCTACTGTTTCCAGGATACTTTTGTATCTTTTACCCGCTCTTGCCATATTCAGCTTTTCCTCCTTAACTCAAATTTTGCTGTATTTATTCCTGAACCTGAATCCCCATGCTTCTGGCTGTACCTTCTACAGTCCTTATAGCTGCCTCAATATTAGTTGTATTAAGGTCAGGCAACTTCAGCTTGGCTATCTCTGCTATCTGAGCTTTTGTTACTTTTCCAACCTTTTGCTTAAGCTGATCTGAAGCACCCTTTGCTACGCCTGCAGCCTTTTTCAGAAGAATTGAAGCAGGTGGTGTTTTAACAATAAATGTAAAAGAACGGTCACTGAATACGGTTATCTCAACCGGCGTTATTATCCCTGGCTCCAAGGCTTGAGTTTTTGCATTGAAGGTTTTGCAAAACTCCATAATGTTCACCCCGTGCTGACCAAGTGCAGGTCCAACAGGAGGCGAAGGATTTGCCTGACCTGCAGGAATCTGTAATTTAATCTGAGTCAATACCTTTTTTTTAGCCATACATATCTCCTCAAGTTATTTTTTCCACCTGTAAAAACTCAAACTCAACAGGAGTTGATCTTCCAAAGATTGATACCATTACTTTTATCTTCTCCTTCTCCATATTTGCCTCTTCTACAACTCCTGAAAAACTTTCAAAAGGACCATCAACTACCCTGACTGCCTCACCTTTAGTAAATCTGTCTTTAAGCTTGGATTTGCTCGTTCCTGTAACAGACTGGTTTAAGATTTTATCTATCTCATCATTCCTTAACGGACTCGGGTTTTTTGAGCCTCCAAGAAACCCGGTAACCTTTGGTATGTTTTTAATGATATGCCATGTTTCATCATCCATCTCCATCTCTACAAGCACATATCCGGGAAAGAATTTTCTTGAAGTAGTAACTCTAACCCCTTTTCTTAAATTGGTCACATTTTCAGAAGGGACCAGCACTCTTGAAACCTTATCCAGAAGAGTCTGTTTCTTTATAAGCTCCTCAATAGCTAATTTGACCTTATTTTCATAACCTGAATAGGCATGTACCACATACCATTTTTTTGCCATTTTCTGTTACCTTTAAAAAATCAGTTTTTATAATTTACTTCACCGGATTTTCCGTAGCTGCTGCATTTACAGGTTCTTTTGCTTCAGAACCGTAATCCTTCTTAATACTGTGTCATTTGAACCAAATGAATCCTTTACATTCAGTTTAACTG
Proteins encoded:
- a CDS encoding 50S ribosomal protein L7/L12, producing MEETATTKEEVVKFIENMTVLELSKFVKELEEKFGVTAASAMPIGMQMSAAQPAEAKEEKTEFTVVLTSAGSNKIQVIKEVRAITGLGLKDAKDLVDGAPKTVKEGIAKAEAEEMKKKLEAVGATIELK
- a CDS encoding 50S ribosomal protein L10 codes for the protein MKRELKKEKIQYLKDRFNSASAGILSDYRGLTVKEVTELRRKLRKAGAELRVVKNTLADMASDGTDFSQIKEHFSGPTAVTLCFSDPVASAKILLDFSKVNPKLQLKAGVFEGSSLGISEIKELANTPPREVLLARMMASFNAPASGMVNVLGGVLRGFINVISAISDKKK
- a CDS encoding 50S ribosomal protein L1; amino-acid sequence: MARAGKRYKSILETVDREKIYDIEKAFELARASAKAKFDESIDIAVNLGVDPKHADQMIRGTVVLPNGIGKKVRVLAIAKGEKEREAKEAGADFIGGEDIIKKIQDGWLDFDRVVATPDMMSSVGKLGKILGPRGLMPNPKTGTISFDIGRTVKEIKSGKIEFKVEKAGIVHCSVGKASFDVAKLVENFRAFINAVIRLKPASSKGKYIKKITVSSTMGVGVKIDTGQVMNIVK
- a CDS encoding 50S ribosomal protein L11, coding for MAKKKVLTQIKLQIPAGQANPSPPVGPALGQHGVNIMEFCKTFNAKTQALEPGIITPVEITVFSDRSFTFIVKTPPASILLKKAAGVAKGASDQLKQKVGKVTKAQIAEIAKLKLPDLNTTNIEAAIRTVEGTARSMGIQVQE
- a CDS encoding transcription termination/antitermination factor NusG; translated protein: MAKKWYVVHAYSGYENKVKLAIEELIKKQTLLDKVSRVLVPSENVTNLRKGVRVTTSRKFFPGYVLVEMEMDDETWHIIKNIPKVTGFLGGSKNPSPLRNDEIDKILNQSVTGTSKSKLKDRFTKGEAVRVVDGPFESFSGVVEEANMEKEKIKVMVSIFGRSTPVEFEFLQVEKIT